Within the bacterium genome, the region CCATTGCTTTAATCAATGAAACATATCCCTTGCCTTTTATCTTTCTACCAACAAACAATATCATATCTCCTGTAATATTATATTTTTTCCTGAAATATTTTCCATCCTCACTGTGGCAGGTTTTAGTTTCAATAATTGGCGCACCATATATAACTCTTATTTTTTCTGCTAATATTTCTTTTGATACCATAAATTGTTTTTCAGATTCGCTATTTACTATTATTCTATCTGCAGACTTATAAAGTTTAATATCAATACCCCAATCCCCCCAACTTCCGGGATGACTATGTGGTAAAACTATAAATGGTTTATTAAGTATCCTGCAAGATTCTAATACGCCAAAACTAAGGAGTTCTTGTCCTGTTCCGTGATATTCAACAACATCCGCCGATTTTACAAAAGGAATAATTTTCTTTACCCATACTTTATTATACAGCCACTTTGCAATTTTCTGAGTTTTTAAGTTAAAATACAATTTATATACAGGCAAAAGCCATATTTTTTCAAAAAAACTTATCCCTATAACATTGACTTTAATTTTACCGTTGAAATAAGTTTTATTTTTTGAACTCGCCAAAAATCTATTGCTTGAAGCAAAATAATCAAGGGGGATATCAAATCTCGTTACTACTTCCACATCATACTCTTTTGACAATTCTTCGGAAATCTTATACAAATACCTTTCCCTGCCCCCAATTTTATCTGTATATACCGGGATAACAAATAAAATCCGCATTTTTTAAGGCAAAACGCTTTCTATTTCCTTTTTATGTTCTATTAGCCATTGATAAAGCCGATGGACTCCTTTGGCAACATTAACATTTGGTTTCCACTTCATATCTTGCTTTGCTTTAGTGGTATCCGAAACATAAAATAACTGGTCTCCCGGTCTTGGGTCACTAAATTTACATTTTATTTTTTTACCTAATTTATCTTCTATCGTATCTATTAACTCTAAAAGTGATATAGTATTTTCTTTCCCGCCACCGATATTATATACTTTTCCTTTTATTTTATCTTTATTTTTCACAGCAGACATACATAAATTAACATAATCTTCAATAAAAAGGATATCTCTTATTTGTTTGCCGTTGCCGTAAATTGTTAATTGTCTATTTCTTATAGCCGTTATTATGAACCATGCAACCCATCCCTGGTCTTCCACTCCAAATTGTCTTTCCCCGTATATACAAGACATTCTGAATACTATTGTTGGCAAGTCATACATTCTTGAATAATCTCTGACATATTGGTCTGCACATCCCTTAGAACACCCATAAGGCGAATAAAAATCCAATTTTGTAGATTCATTTATACCATTTTTTAAGTTTTTAGCTTCGTATCGTTTTGATTTTTCTACCAAACTAGTATTTTCAAGTTTACCGTATACTTTGTTAGTAGATGAAAAAACAACCAATGGTTTATTTTCTTCTTTTCTGCAAGCTTCAAGCAAATTAAATGTTCCCATTGCATTTATCTCAAAATCTTCTGCGGGATTAATTACGGAAGTTGTCACTGCTGTTTGCGCTGCGAAGTGAAATACTGTATCTATAGGAGAATACTTTTTGAATACATTATTTACTGCTTTTTTATCTCTGGTGTCGCCTTTAATGAAAGTAAATTTTCCGTTCTTTTTTAACCATTTCAAGTTTAATTCCGAGCCGCGTCTTGATAAATTATCAAACACAATTACCTCGTTGCCATTACCGATTAACCTATTAGCGACATTACTTCCAATAAAACCGGCTCCACCTGTAACCAAAACTCGCATTTTAGTAAAATATTGACTTATTATATAATTGTCAAGTATTTGTTATTGTCAGAGAGTAAGAAAATACAACAATAAAAAGCCATCTCTGAAAAACAGAAATGGCTTTTTATTGTTCAGGGTTTTACTTCATCAATATGAGTTTCTTTGTCTCTTTGTATTCGCCAGCCTTAAACTTCGCAAAGTATATTCCCGTCGGATAGTCTTTCGAATTCAGTTCTGCTTTGTAATATCCAGGCACCTGTTCTTCGTTGACTAACGCCTTTACACACCTTCCCGTTAAATCATAAATCATTAGCGATACTTTACTCGTTACAGGTATCTGATACTTTATAGTCGTCTTATTCCTGAACGGATTCGGATAATTCTGGAACATCTTAAACACAAATGGCAATCCTGCTTTATTCACATAAGATACAGGTGTAAATTCTGAAGGAAGCACAGTCCGTACAAATGTTCCAATTCCTCCCGGTGTTGAGCCAGTTCCTCCGGAATCTCCTCCCGCCACCGATACTGAAATTGAGTATGTGCTGTCCGGGCTGTCCGTGTAGAATATCACCCGTCCACCCGCTCCACCGCCAGCTTTGCAGTTTGATATCGTTCCGCCATTTCCACCGGTCGCATTGATTATTCCTGTGCCTTGCAGGTATTTTGCGAATAATAAAACCGCTCCACCGCTGGCTCCACCGCCTGCATATCCGCTCTGTGACGTTCCGTTGCTTCCGTTTACGGATAACGTTCCGTTTAGGACAATCGTTCCCGCACTTGTATCCGTACACTGCAATTCTATTAATCCACCTCCATTTCCCCCGCCGTGCCTGTAACCGCTGATGTCTGCAAAATCGCCTCCGCCGCTCCCTAACTCGTTTATTGTCAAATCAGTCATTAAAGAATCGCCATACATTATTCCGCCGTCTCCGATTCCACCTTGTGTATAGTAAGACCCGTGACCTCCAAGATTTCCAAATCCCGCTCCACCTGCGCCATGCGAGCTACTCCCAAAATGACCGTATCCTATTCCCTGTCCGTGACGATAACCTTTTTCGTCCGCAATGATGTAAGATGAGGCATTTACTATAATCGAATCCTTCGCTCTCATTTTGCAGTTTCCGAATATAGTATCCCCACTTGTTAATCTTATATATTTATCCGTGAATTCAATCCCTTTAGTAAACCCAAACCTGCTGTCAGTAGAGCTTTGTGTTTGCATAGGCGAGAGAACAAGTTTTACCGAATCATCCGTCTGGTGAATTAATGCCGTTCCCATTTGTCCGAAACCAGCGTTGTCGTAAGCAAGTCCACCCGACACATCAATCCTCCCCGTAAACGAAGATTGATTATACCAGATATTCAGCCTGC harbors:
- a CDS encoding glycosyltransferase family 4 protein; this translates as MRILFVIPVYTDKIGGRERYLYKISEELSKEYDVEVVTRFDIPLDYFASSNRFLASSKNKTYFNGKIKVNVIGISFFEKIWLLPVYKLYFNLKTQKIAKWLYNKVWVKKIIPFVKSADVVEYHGTGQELLSFGVLESCRILNKPFIVLPHSHPGSWGDWGIDIKLYKSADRIIVNSESEKQFMVSKEILAEKIRVIYGAPIIETKTCHSEDGKYFRKKYNITGDMILFVGRKIKGKGYVSLIKAMDLVWKNNPETYFVFIGSGESIYSLKDKRVIELGWCDEFEKISAYKACDIFCMPSYEEAFGIVYTEAWMFGKPVIGGNIPALKEVISEGVDGLLVKQDPEDIAAAILKLLNDKSLRDKMGIAGKKKVDEKFNWNKVTGDIKSLYNSLT
- a CDS encoding SDR family NAD(P)-dependent oxidoreductase; this translates as MRVLVTGGAGFIGSNVANRLIGNGNEVIVFDNLSRRGSELNLKWLKKNGKFTFIKGDTRDKKAVNNVFKKYSPIDTVFHFAAQTAVTTSVINPAEDFEINAMGTFNLLEACRKEENKPLVVFSSTNKVYGKLENTSLVEKSKRYEAKNLKNGINESTKLDFYSPYGCSKGCADQYVRDYSRMYDLPTIVFRMSCIYGERQFGVEDQGWVAWFIITAIRNRQLTIYGNGKQIRDILFIEDYVNLCMSAVKNKDKIKGKVYNIGGGKENTISLLELIDTIEDKLGKKIKCKFSDPRPGDQLFYVSDTTKAKQDMKWKPNVNVAKGVHRLYQWLIEHKKEIESVLP